A part of Paenibacillus sp. 481 genomic DNA contains:
- a CDS encoding ABC transporter permease, translated as MRRFNAIFRKELHAYFTSPTSYAAFAVYMLISSLMFYLNFVMFQPSIIDFRLVSGNATFMFIFIIPLLTMRLLADEFRQGTDELLLTSPARLSEIVLGKYAAALLLMVLLVGLNFIYPIVMSFFGPIDMTVVLTSLLGMLLLTAAMAAIGLFASALSQHQMIAAMTGVVLLLIFWLLDWAAQAAESLGTWLMPLAMSARLDSFSKGILSGADIVFFITLTVVFIVLSIQVLERKRWR; from the coding sequence ATGCGCAGATTTAATGCGATATTTCGTAAAGAGTTGCACGCTTATTTTACATCGCCGACCTCGTATGCGGCTTTTGCGGTGTACATGCTTATATCAAGCTTGATGTTTTACTTGAACTTTGTCATGTTTCAGCCAAGCATTATCGATTTCCGACTCGTGTCAGGCAACGCGACATTTATGTTCATCTTTATTATTCCGCTCTTAACGATGCGCCTGTTGGCCGATGAATTTCGGCAAGGAACGGATGAATTGCTATTAACTTCACCAGCACGATTAAGTGAGATCGTACTAGGAAAATACGCGGCCGCGTTACTACTCATGGTACTGCTCGTGGGCTTGAATTTTATTTATCCGATCGTGATGTCCTTTTTTGGGCCGATCGATATGACCGTCGTATTGACTTCTCTCCTCGGCATGTTGCTGCTTACAGCCGCGATGGCGGCCATCGGCTTGTTCGCCTCTGCGTTGTCGCAGCATCAAATGATTGCAGCAATGACAGGAGTTGTGCTGCTGCTCATTTTTTGGTTGCTGGACTGGGCGGCGCAAGCAGCGGAAAGCTTAGGGACATGGCTCATGCCGTTGGCGATGAGCGCCCGCTTGGACTCGTTCTCAAAAGGTATATTGAGCGGCGCGGATATCGTCTTTTTTATCACATTGACAGTCGTATTTATTGTACTTAGCATTCAGGTGCTTGAAAGAAAACGGTGGAGGTAA
- a CDS encoding ABC transporter ATP-binding protein, with protein MLEVNDVSKRFGNRYGVQSIDFTMERGEIVGFLGPNGAGKTTTMRMITGYLNPTSGSIRLDGLAMSDAAAVVRRKIGYLPETPPLYPDMSVNSYLKFVADLRDVPAREQKVRIAEMIDKLDLHGRERQLIRNLSKGYKQRLGLAQAIIHKPELLVLDEPTSGLDPNQIVEIRQLIRELGEQHTVLLSTHILPEVNALCNRVLIIHQGRLVLDERPDRLGAALGQETALMMEVKGPEREVIELIRGLGEDIVIEQLAPIVPTLHERHDLEVINPEVRERVVIDVELGDGLKKVGHDELETIEEIEVERKAGVAASTAHTDANTGVAASTAHTDANTLTDTVKLKVISRNDQDVREPLFFALAQAGYPILELKRQSTSLEEVFTRLTTEEASRDAQI; from the coding sequence ATGTTAGAAGTGAACGATGTAAGTAAAAGGTTTGGCAATCGATATGGTGTGCAGTCTATCGACTTTACGATGGAGCGGGGGGAAATTGTCGGCTTTCTCGGCCCGAACGGAGCGGGCAAGACGACAACGATGCGCATGATTACAGGGTATTTGAATCCGACGAGCGGCTCGATTCGTCTTGATGGATTAGCCATGTCTGATGCAGCGGCTGTCGTGCGGCGCAAAATTGGATATTTACCAGAAACGCCGCCGCTATATCCAGATATGTCGGTTAATTCCTATTTAAAATTTGTCGCCGATTTACGAGATGTACCTGCCCGTGAGCAAAAGGTACGGATCGCAGAAATGATAGACAAGCTTGATCTGCATGGTAGAGAGAGACAGCTGATACGCAACTTGTCTAAAGGGTACAAGCAGCGCCTCGGACTAGCGCAGGCGATTATTCATAAGCCAGAGTTGCTCGTGTTGGACGAGCCCACTTCAGGCTTAGATCCGAATCAAATTGTGGAGATTCGCCAATTGATTCGTGAATTGGGTGAGCAGCATACTGTGCTGCTAAGTACGCATATTTTGCCGGAAGTGAATGCGCTCTGCAATCGGGTCTTAATTATTCATCAGGGTAGACTCGTGTTGGATGAACGACCGGATCGGCTGGGAGCAGCGCTAGGACAGGAAACGGCGTTAATGATGGAAGTGAAGGGGCCTGAACGCGAAGTTATTGAGCTTATTCGTGGATTAGGTGAGGATATTGTAATTGAGCAGTTAGCGCCGATTGTTCCGACTCTGCATGAACGTCATGATCTGGAGGTTATAAATCCAGAGGTGAGGGAGCGAGTGGTTATTGATGTAGAGCTTGGTGATGGGCTGAAAAAGGTTGGCCATGACGAGCTGGAAACTATCGAGGAAATCGAAGTCGAACGAAAAGCGGGAGTCGCAGCGTCGACGGCGCACACGGACGCGAACACGGGAGTCGCAGCATCGACAGCGCACACGGACGCGAACACGCTCACGGACACCGTTAAGTTGAAGGTCATCTCGCGTAACGATCAGGACGTCCGTGAACCATTATTTTTTGCTTTAGCACAAGCAGGCTACCCTATTCTCGAACTAAAGCGTCAATCGACTAGCTTAGAAGAAGTGTTTACGCGCTTAACGACAGAGGAGGCGTCCCGCGATGCGCAGATTTAA
- a CDS encoding NAD-dependent epimerase/dehydratase family protein: MRIIVTGGAGFIGSHLVEALLERGDDVHVIDDGTTGYFGWLPSQAVLHPLSVTDEAACLLVERLKPDSVIHLAAQADVKRSLDNPIADMQANVLGTLMMLEACHRAKVGQFVLASTSAVYGQLEPDMLQEDMPTEPISCYGLSKLTAERYVEQYIRHKGVKGAVLRFANVYGPRQTPKGEGGVVAVYLKLIQAGQPLRIDGDGEQTRDFIYVADVADACMRVVDAGLSGLWQVGTGKSTSINELISMLEHVHGRGLHTVHAPARQGDIRHSCLAFERVARDVGWAPRTSLLDGLRQTYHDMNM, translated from the coding sequence TTGCGGATCATAGTTACAGGTGGAGCGGGGTTTATCGGCTCTCATCTCGTAGAAGCTCTCCTTGAACGTGGGGATGACGTTCATGTGATTGATGATGGCACAACCGGATATTTTGGTTGGCTACCTTCGCAAGCGGTGCTTCATCCATTGAGTGTGACGGATGAAGCGGCTTGTTTGTTGGTGGAGCGTTTGAAACCGGACAGCGTTATTCATTTGGCAGCTCAAGCTGATGTGAAGCGATCATTGGATAATCCGATCGCGGATATGCAAGCGAATGTGCTTGGTACATTGATGATGCTAGAAGCGTGCCATCGTGCTAAGGTCGGACAGTTTGTATTGGCATCCACGTCTGCTGTATACGGACAGTTGGAGCCAGACATGCTCCAAGAAGATATGCCGACGGAGCCTATTTCTTGCTATGGGCTGTCCAAGCTGACAGCCGAGCGTTATGTCGAACAGTATATTCGGCATAAAGGTGTGAAGGGGGCGGTACTTCGTTTCGCCAATGTGTATGGTCCGCGGCAGACCCCGAAGGGGGAAGGCGGGGTCGTTGCTGTCTATTTGAAGCTGATTCAAGCAGGGCAACCTTTGCGCATAGATGGGGATGGCGAGCAAACACGTGACTTTATATATGTCGCAGACGTTGCAGACGCCTGTATGCGTGTGGTTGATGCTGGATTGAGTGGACTGTGGCAGGTAGGTACAGGCAAGTCTACATCGATCAACGAGCTGATTAGCATGTTGGAGCATGTACATGGAAGGGGGCTGCACACGGTACATGCACCAGCACGACAAGGAGATATTCGTCATAGTTGTCTAGCGTTTGAACGTGTGGCGAGAGATGTGGGTTGGGCGCCCCGCACCTCGCTGCTCGATGGGCTACGGCAAACTTATCACGATATGAATATGTAA
- a CDS encoding glycosyltransferase family 4 protein: MNILLATYWEIPHLGGVWPLMSRLKTDLEALGHRVDIFGNGVEYFHLINQDRKFMKSDYSPLIETRLSASALTYSSIIYHTEVDRYCMEVIAASIGLHQYDLIHTHDVISARAISRVKPRHIPLLVNPHGSLLGEIKLLIESHALSDNDLYMLYNYYYSLEMKGVMSSNHALTSSQWLKHIFEKDYLIPSSHVSVFPYGIDIGQFIQNMQLPTTLTRPANKKVITFTGRIVYLKGIETLLFALAQLKRFRNDWVCWIVGEGAKRQEYEQLAVQLGIGEDVVFWGGRADIPQFMALTDIYVQPSLQDNQPLSVIEAQIAGKPVIVSSACGLPEMVQHGTTGLIVPPADPESLCGSLNHLLAHEEWRQQLGAQAQQFALHYWSIERYNEEMWSLYEKVCGKRIR; encoded by the coding sequence ATGAATATCCTATTGGCGACCTACTGGGAAATCCCTCATCTCGGAGGAGTATGGCCGCTTATGTCACGGCTGAAAACGGACTTGGAGGCACTAGGGCACCGCGTTGATATTTTCGGTAACGGGGTTGAATATTTCCATCTCATCAATCAGGACCGAAAGTTTATGAAATCGGATTACAGCCCCTTGATTGAAACGAGGTTATCAGCCTCGGCCTTAACCTACTCTTCGATTATTTACCACACGGAAGTAGACCGCTATTGTATGGAAGTCATTGCGGCTTCGATCGGACTGCACCAGTACGATCTTATTCATACCCACGATGTTATTTCCGCTCGTGCCATTTCGAGAGTGAAGCCACGGCACATCCCACTTCTCGTTAATCCTCACGGTTCGCTGCTCGGTGAAATCAAGCTACTTATCGAGTCTCATGCCTTGTCTGACAATGATCTGTACATGTTGTACAACTACTACTATTCCTTAGAAATGAAGGGCGTCATGTCGTCCAATCATGCCTTAACTTCTTCACAGTGGCTCAAGCATATTTTCGAAAAAGATTACCTCATTCCTAGCAGTCACGTCTCCGTGTTTCCATATGGAATTGACATCGGTCAATTTATACAAAATATGCAGTTGCCTACTACCTTAACTCGCCCTGCCAATAAAAAAGTCATAACGTTTACAGGCCGTATCGTTTATTTAAAAGGTATCGAAACCTTGCTGTTCGCCTTAGCTCAATTAAAGCGATTCCGGAACGATTGGGTGTGCTGGATTGTTGGAGAAGGGGCAAAGCGCCAAGAGTATGAACAGTTGGCTGTACAGCTAGGTATCGGGGAAGATGTCGTCTTTTGGGGTGGGCGGGCCGATATTCCGCAATTCATGGCACTAACGGACATTTATGTCCAACCAAGTTTGCAGGACAACCAGCCGTTATCTGTCATTGAAGCCCAAATCGCAGGCAAACCTGTTATTGTCTCCTCGGCATGCGGTTTGCCGGAAATGGTTCAGCACGGCACAACAGGCCTTATCGTTCCTCCTGCTGATCCGGAATCGTTGTGCGGCAGTTTGAATCACTTGCTTGCGCACGAGGAATGGAGGCAACAACTCGGAGCTCAAGCGCAGCAGTTCGCCCTTCATTATTGGTCGATTGAGCGCTATAACGAAGAAATGTGGAGTTTATACGAAAAAGTATGCGGCAAGCGCATTCGATAA
- a CDS encoding ABC transporter ATP-binding protein, with the protein MKIEQITFGYTPKQPLLHDISCELDIGKVTTIIGPNGCGKSTLLGVMCRHHTPQSGQVIVDGKAISSYKPKQLARKLAVVHQHDDAPADITVEKLAGFGRLPHKSLFAQDHEQDDKAIEWALSCTNLQHKRNMKLDELSGGERQRAWIALALAQSTPILFLDEPTTYLDIYYQIEILELIKSLNTAHQLTIVMVLHDINQAIRYSDNIMVMKDGQVVMQGAPQHVITQETIKSIYGVDVLVKHDQDTGMYIVPTGI; encoded by the coding sequence ATGAAAATTGAACAGATCACGTTTGGCTACACACCCAAACAACCTTTGCTGCACGATATTAGCTGTGAGCTAGACATCGGAAAAGTGACGACCATTATTGGCCCAAATGGTTGTGGGAAATCAACGTTGCTAGGTGTGATGTGTAGACATCATACCCCACAGAGTGGACAAGTGATCGTGGATGGCAAGGCGATTAGTAGCTACAAACCAAAGCAATTGGCACGGAAGCTGGCGGTTGTTCACCAGCATGACGATGCTCCGGCGGACATTACCGTCGAGAAACTAGCAGGGTTTGGCCGCCTGCCTCACAAAAGCTTATTTGCTCAAGATCACGAGCAAGATGACAAAGCGATTGAGTGGGCGTTAAGCTGCACGAATCTGCAACATAAGCGCAACATGAAGCTGGATGAGCTGTCTGGCGGCGAGCGGCAAAGAGCATGGATTGCGCTGGCGTTGGCGCAAAGCACGCCGATTTTATTTTTAGATGAGCCGACTACTTATTTAGATATTTATTATCAGATTGAAATACTAGAGTTAATTAAATCATTAAATACGGCACATCAATTAACGATTGTGATGGTGCTGCACGATATTAATCAGGCCATTCGCTATAGTGACAACATTATGGTCATGAAAGATGGGCAAGTCGTCATGCAAGGCGCACCCCAGCATGTCATTACGCAAGAGACGATTAAATCGATTTATGGAGTTGATGTGCTCGTTAAACATGATCAAGATACAGGTATGTATATCGTTCCAACAGGAATATAA
- a CDS encoding FecCD family ABC transporter permease: MNKKIVSFIAVSCLLIIVCVFSMTVGSIQISFLELIQGLFSGTNAQVEVIKDLRFPRMIVSLFTGAALAVSGVLLQAVMKNPLADAGVIGISSGAGVISLLVVSIFPTLFFWLPLFAFLGGAFACFLVYLFSWKSGLNPTRLILVGIAINATFTGLGQSFNYRGSYAVTSLNQATTSILNLKTWKDVEVMVTYGSIGLVLALLLFAWCNLLTLQDKTARSLGVHVTRVRLLISAVAVLLAAVATAIGGLIAFVGLLIPHIARLLVGTDHKVLIPFSALSGALLLLLADTLGRTILAPNEIPASIIMTVIGGPFLIFMLRKSERIYEN; this comes from the coding sequence ATGAACAAGAAAATCGTTAGCTTCATAGCTGTTAGCTGCTTGCTTATAATAGTATGCGTATTCTCGATGACAGTCGGGAGCATACAAATAAGCTTTTTAGAGTTGATACAAGGTCTTTTTTCAGGAACGAATGCGCAGGTTGAGGTTATTAAAGATTTACGCTTTCCAAGGATGATTGTGTCTTTGTTTACAGGTGCAGCGTTGGCGGTATCCGGTGTGTTGCTGCAAGCCGTTATGAAAAATCCGTTGGCAGACGCGGGTGTAATCGGCATTTCTTCTGGAGCGGGTGTGATCTCTTTATTAGTCGTCTCGATTTTCCCGACGTTATTTTTTTGGCTGCCGTTGTTTGCCTTTTTAGGCGGCGCCTTTGCTTGTTTCTTAGTATATTTATTTTCATGGAAATCAGGTCTAAATCCTACTCGTCTTATATTGGTCGGGATTGCGATCAACGCGACGTTTACGGGGCTCGGCCAATCGTTCAACTATAGGGGGAGCTACGCGGTCACCAGTCTCAATCAAGCGACAACGTCCATTTTAAATTTAAAGACGTGGAAAGATGTCGAGGTGATGGTAACATACGGATCGATTGGGCTCGTGTTAGCGCTGCTGTTATTTGCGTGGTGCAATCTCTTAACGCTACAGGACAAGACAGCTAGAAGCTTAGGTGTTCATGTGACCCGTGTTCGCTTGCTTATATCAGCAGTAGCCGTGCTGTTAGCGGCTGTCGCGACTGCCATTGGCGGACTTATCGCTTTCGTTGGACTGCTTATTCCGCATATTGCCCGCTTGCTAGTCGGTACGGATCATAAAGTGCTGATTCCCTTTTCGGCCTTATCAGGGGCGTTGCTGTTATTGCTGGCAGATACGTTAGGAAGAACGATACTTGCGCCTAATGAAATTCCCGCGTCCATTATTATGACCGTGATTGGCGGGCCGTTTTTAATTTTTATGCTTAGAAAGAGTGAGCGAATTTATGAAAATTGA
- the isdE gene encoding heme ABC transporter substrate-binding protein IsdE has protein sequence MKNVKRAAAIIFMIVAVLFVFSGCSAETSKPTATSSAESTAGQASPTTAGTAATATGTAAVEPAATADPAKKEAPQVKHRVVSTTVAVTQMMDALEIDLVGIPTSVKVLPERYKGITKVGNPMSPDMELVKSLQPTEVLSVTTLQYDLAPVFESAGIKANFIDLTSLAKMNEAILSLGKTYDREQKAAAIVEQFNTKLAAIKQKTAGKKQPSVLILLGVPGSYLVATEHSFIGDLVKLAGGKNIVQGEKVEYLASNTEYLQQANPDIILRAAHGLPDEVVKMFDQEFQENDIWQHFNAVKNDRVYDLEEALFGTTANLDALKALDVMMGYLYQE, from the coding sequence ATGAAAAATGTGAAACGCGCAGCAGCTATCATCTTTATGATCGTCGCTGTTTTATTTGTTTTTTCAGGCTGCTCGGCAGAAACGAGCAAGCCAACTGCGACGTCATCTGCTGAAAGTACAGCGGGACAAGCTTCACCAACAACAGCCGGAACAGCAGCAACAGCAACAGGAACAGCAGCAGTTGAGCCGGCAGCAACGGCCGACCCAGCCAAAAAAGAAGCCCCACAAGTCAAGCATCGAGTCGTATCGACTACGGTAGCCGTTACACAAATGATGGATGCATTGGAGATCGATCTAGTAGGCATTCCGACAAGCGTCAAAGTGCTACCTGAACGATACAAAGGCATTACCAAAGTGGGCAACCCCATGAGCCCAGATATGGAGCTTGTGAAGTCGTTGCAACCGACTGAAGTGCTATCTGTAACCACGCTTCAATATGATTTGGCGCCTGTATTTGAAAGTGCAGGGATTAAAGCGAACTTCATCGATTTAACAAGTCTAGCTAAAATGAATGAGGCCATTCTGTCACTAGGCAAAACATATGATCGTGAGCAAAAAGCAGCAGCCATCGTGGAACAATTTAATACGAAGTTGGCGGCGATCAAGCAGAAAACAGCCGGCAAAAAACAGCCGTCCGTGCTTATTTTGCTTGGTGTTCCGGGCAGTTACTTAGTCGCAACGGAGCATTCCTTTATTGGTGACCTCGTCAAGCTTGCAGGCGGCAAAAATATTGTGCAAGGCGAAAAGGTAGAGTATCTCGCCTCCAATACCGAATATTTGCAGCAGGCGAATCCAGATATTATTTTGCGAGCGGCGCATGGACTGCCTGATGAAGTCGTCAAAATGTTTGATCAAGAATTTCAGGAAAATGATATCTGGCAACATTTTAACGCGGTGAAAAATGATCGGGTATACGATCTGGAGGAAGCGTTATTTGGCACGACAGCTAATTTAGATGCCCTGAAAGCGCTAGATGTCATGATGGGCTACCTCTATCAGGAATAG
- a CDS encoding S-layer homology domain-containing protein, which translates to MNILSKPVTRVMSLLIAAVMLVATLQISPAQAAARIPDGQYSLKITALKFNTDQASMADGYFHGPERLNVRQGEYFVSFKVTQSKEIHTLKVNKVDVRVVSEDKQFNTRIIEFKVDDLTKVVPGWVRIDWPAVNYHNHYDIHFKFEDIQPIIPPKPDPTPDPTPEPKPNPNPNPGTSPGGGSGGNPGGGSPSPGPGPVTPTPGAGLPDKDGPKTGGAAGTKEAAKGQAVAKETAVQQKPAAKEVVMPTDINSHWAKAAIEEAITLGFVSADANGNFVPNKKVNRGEVSSMFAQALNLSDADAELSFADSDNISSKAKDHVAQVVKAGIMNGYDDNTFRASKLVTRLELTVMIVRALGIEVDEKATLKFKDADQIPDWAKPYVAAALKRELVSGKGKNTFKPDDNVTKAEAVKMILGMVNSK; encoded by the coding sequence TTGAATATATTAAGTAAGCCCGTCACAAGAGTGATGTCATTGTTAATAGCTGCTGTTATGTTAGTGGCTACCTTGCAAATATCCCCTGCCCAAGCAGCGGCTCGGATACCCGATGGTCAGTATTCTTTGAAAATAACTGCACTGAAATTCAACACAGATCAAGCATCGATGGCAGATGGGTATTTTCATGGGCCGGAACGATTAAATGTAAGGCAGGGAGAATACTTTGTATCTTTTAAAGTGACGCAAAGTAAAGAAATTCATACATTAAAAGTGAATAAGGTTGATGTAAGAGTTGTTTCAGAGGATAAGCAATTCAACACAAGAATTATTGAGTTTAAAGTTGATGATTTAACTAAAGTAGTTCCTGGTTGGGTCAGAATTGACTGGCCAGCAGTAAATTACCATAACCATTACGATATTCATTTTAAGTTCGAAGATATTCAACCGATTATTCCTCCAAAGCCGGATCCAACGCCAGATCCGACACCAGAACCTAAACCGAACCCAAACCCGAACCCGGGTACGAGTCCTGGAGGTGGTTCAGGTGGAAACCCTGGTGGAGGCTCCCCTAGTCCGGGACCTGGTCCGGTAACTCCAACACCGGGAGCTGGATTGCCAGATAAAGACGGCCCTAAAACGGGTGGGGCAGCTGGAACGAAAGAAGCTGCTAAGGGACAAGCCGTAGCTAAAGAAACGGCTGTTCAACAAAAGCCGGCTGCAAAAGAAGTTGTTATGCCGACAGACATTAATTCTCATTGGGCGAAAGCAGCCATTGAGGAAGCAATCACACTGGGCTTTGTCAGCGCAGATGCGAACGGGAACTTCGTTCCGAATAAGAAAGTAAATCGTGGCGAAGTTTCGTCCATGTTTGCTCAAGCGCTTAACTTGAGCGATGCAGACGCGGAGCTTTCTTTTGCGGACAGTGACAATATTTCGTCCAAGGCGAAAGATCATGTCGCGCAAGTCGTGAAAGCGGGTATTATGAACGGCTACGACGACAATACATTCCGCGCAAGCAAGCTTGTTACACGACTTGAACTGACGGTGATGATTGTGCGGGCGCTTGGCATCGAAGTGGATGAGAAAGCGACGCTAAAATTCAAAGACGCTGATCAAATTCCGGATTGGGCGAAGCCTTACGTAGCTGCTGCACTCAAACGCGAGCTCGTAAGCGGCAAAGGCAAAAATACGTTCAAGCCCGATGACAATGTGACCAAGGCGGAAGCAGTCAAAATGATTTTGGGCATGGTTAATAGCAAATAA
- a CDS encoding NEAT domain-containing protein, which yields MNNTLSNPMSKVVALFVAVVMLMATLLISPDKAAAALPDGQYPIGVTILKDVNGQPSTEPSMTNSYIVGPKFLNVRNGKNYVSFTFTQSKQITHFKVNGVDSTVVSQDLAANTRVIEFEVPNLTQTSSAWISINWPEINYVNSYNVWVKYDNLPVGLN from the coding sequence ATGAATAATACGTTAAGCAATCCGATGTCAAAAGTAGTGGCTTTGTTTGTTGCGGTTGTAATGTTAATGGCTACCCTGCTTATTTCTCCGGATAAAGCAGCTGCCGCTTTGCCAGACGGTCAATATCCGATCGGGGTTACGATTCTTAAAGATGTGAATGGTCAGCCTTCTACGGAGCCGTCTATGACAAATAGTTATATTGTGGGCCCTAAATTTTTAAATGTACGAAATGGAAAGAACTATGTTTCCTTTACGTTTACACAGAGCAAACAAATTACACATTTTAAAGTTAACGGTGTAGACTCCACAGTTGTGAGTCAAGATTTAGCCGCGAATACGAGAGTGATTGAATTTGAAGTTCCAAATTTGACGCAAACTTCCTCTGCTTGGATAAGCATTAATTGGCCAGAAATCAACTATGTAAATAGCTACAATGTGTGGGTTAAGTATGACAACCTCCCAGTCGGTCTGAACTAA
- a CDS encoding NEAT domain-containing protein: MRFQLKNVLAMFAVMFMLFAVVQVSPASAAIADGQYTINYKVLKDQTNQPSRLGDYTEYPAKLVVQNGKQFVHLKILSSSLITAFKTNQNGVLTNAEVVSSDAAANTRVVKFEVPNLSAKLNAYSEIYIPFIGYTGKYNVQLQFEPNTITPAI, translated from the coding sequence ATGAGATTTCAATTGAAAAATGTACTTGCGATGTTTGCTGTGATGTTCATGTTGTTTGCGGTTGTACAAGTATCCCCAGCAAGTGCAGCTATAGCTGACGGTCAGTACACCATTAACTATAAAGTGCTGAAAGACCAAACGAATCAGCCTTCACGTTTGGGAGACTACACAGAGTATCCTGCTAAGCTGGTCGTGCAGAACGGTAAACAGTTCGTGCATCTGAAAATTTTGAGCAGCAGCTTGATTACCGCGTTTAAAACAAACCAAAATGGCGTGCTTACGAACGCTGAAGTTGTAAGCAGCGACGCGGCTGCAAATACACGCGTTGTGAAGTTCGAAGTGCCGAACTTGTCTGCAAAATTGAATGCCTACTCCGAAATTTACATTCCGTTTATTGGCTACACAGGTAAGTATAATGTACAGCTTCAATTTGAACCGAACACCATTACCCCAGCTATCTAA
- the isdC gene encoding heme uptake protein IsdC, which yields MRKTLAIPVSMLTVVCMLVSLFITPNVQAAKSAKLADGIYSIDYTIKKAENDSVSMANDYFEKPAKVIVKNGSIVAQIQLNHSKWITEFKVPVSKDKYVDTKVVSSDSKADTRLAQLNVKDLSTPLISKIHVTVESINYDHDYTIRFVFDTKSMKPYKAGSSKSKGKSGKSSSKSAKKKPDAKSGVKATAQPNVKSGTKSEKKSSSEVSSSKGNGK from the coding sequence ATGAGAAAGACGTTGGCCATCCCAGTGTCTATGCTGACGGTAGTGTGTATGTTGGTGTCGCTATTTATCACACCTAACGTACAAGCTGCTAAATCTGCTAAGCTTGCTGACGGCATTTATAGTATTGACTACACGATTAAAAAAGCAGAAAATGACTCGGTTTCGATGGCCAACGATTATTTTGAGAAACCAGCAAAAGTAATTGTCAAAAATGGCAGTATCGTTGCTCAAATTCAGCTAAATCACAGCAAATGGATTACTGAATTTAAAGTGCCAGTTAGCAAAGACAAGTACGTGGATACGAAAGTAGTTAGCAGTGACAGTAAAGCCGACACGAGGCTTGCGCAGCTCAATGTGAAGGATTTGTCTACACCGTTAATTTCTAAGATTCATGTTACGGTCGAATCTATTAATTACGATCACGATTATACGATTCGTTTCGTCTTTGATACGAAGAGCATGAAACCTTACAAGGCGGGCAGCTCAAAGAGTAAGGGCAAATCCGGTAAATCCTCTAGCAAGTCCGCTAAAAAGAAACCCGATGCAAAATCAGGAGTGAAGGCAACTGCACAGCCTAATGTGAAATCGGGTACGAAGTCGGAGAAGAAGTCGAGTTCGGAAGTATCAAGCAGCAAAGGAAACGGTAAATAA
- a CDS encoding helix-turn-helix domain-containing protein, whose product MLNIRMEQERLKRGWKQDQVASRIGVSRSAYSNYENGNRKPDIEMVKEIAQLYEVTVDYLVGNDQAVAPEKTIIVHDPKLRAFFEQVMLSPIRQREELMRFWRFMREDSQDSEK is encoded by the coding sequence ATGCTAAATATTCGCATGGAACAAGAGCGATTGAAGCGAGGTTGGAAACAAGATCAAGTTGCCAGCCGCATCGGCGTATCTCGTTCTGCTTATTCCAATTATGAGAATGGAAATCGTAAGCCTGATATTGAAATGGTTAAGGAAATTGCTCAATTGTACGAAGTGACGGTCGATTATTTAGTAGGCAACGATCAGGCGGTAGCTCCTGAAAAAACGATAATCGTACACGACCCGAAACTGCGAGCGTTTTTTGAACAAGTCATGCTGTCACCAATAAGGCAGCGCGAGGAGCTTATGCGATTTTGGCGCTTTATGCGTGAGGATAGTCAAGACAGTGAGAAGTAA